One genomic window of Trichlorobacter lovleyi includes the following:
- a CDS encoding HD-GYP domain-containing protein translates to MNNLIQVLVEALEVKDTYIQGHTRRVAEISLAIGARMGLSQIELRDLYAGAILHDIGKAVGTTEATLNKPNPLDQREEIIMREHPLKAGLLIVGLENLSHILPTIMHHHERWDGTGYPARLQDESIPLHARIICVADAFDAMVSPRSFRPAMSREEAVDEIIKLKEKQFDPDIVDELVASLEENKHEWKDFSFYF, encoded by the coding sequence GTGAACAACCTGATCCAGGTGCTGGTGGAGGCGCTTGAGGTCAAAGACACCTATATCCAGGGCCATACCCGCAGGGTAGCTGAAATCAGCCTGGCCATCGGCGCCCGTATGGGGCTGTCCCAGATAGAACTGCGGGATCTCTATGCCGGTGCAATCCTGCACGACATCGGCAAGGCGGTCGGCACAACCGAAGCAACCCTGAACAAACCCAATCCGCTTGATCAGCGCGAAGAGATCATCATGCGGGAACACCCGCTCAAGGCAGGCCTGCTGATCGTTGGCCTGGAAAACCTTTCACATATTCTGCCCACCATCATGCACCACCATGAACGCTGGGACGGCACCGGCTATCCGGCCCGCCTGCAGGATGAATCAATCCCTCTGCATGCACGGATCATCTGCGTGGCCGATGCCTTTGACGCCATGGTCTCACCCCGTTCATTCCGTCCAGCCATGAGCCGGGAAGAGGCGGTTGATGAAATAATCAAGCTGAAAGAGAAGCAGTTTGATCCGGATATTGTGGACGAGCTGGTTGCCAGCCTTGAAGAAAACAAACATGAATGGAAGGACTTCAGTTTTTACTTCTAA